TTCTGATTGTTCTGGTCGTAATGCCAGGtaaggaaacacattttttcttaacaatgttactTTAATACGTTTCTGCTAGAACTCTgacatacaaatacatacatttaataCAGTCTAATTTgagttttaattcattttattacCAAATGTTCATGGACAAAGAGCTACAAGTCAAGTAACATTCTGTAACtgatattaatgataataataatgattgatAATATTGATAAAACacctattttatttttcaccaaAGGTGTCTGGAGTCAAAACTGGAAGGTGACCTTCAAAAATCAATGTGCTATAAAAGGGACATCAGTTGTTATAAAGTGCAAGTACAGCTACCCTTCCCATCATGTTGTTGATTCAGTTCACTGGTATAAAGCCCTGCCTGTATCTGGCACGTGGATGCTGTTCCGTCTATCCAGAAACTTTAGATATGTAGGTGACTACATTAGTGACTGTAGTCTGGAGATCAAAAATGTGCAACACACTGATGAAGGACGGTACTATTTTCGTTTTGAGACATCATACAACGGATGGCAAAGCAGATCATATGCTCAATTGTCTGTTAAAGGTAAAGATTTTctaaaacaaaatagaaataaaaatctaatcTCTCATGAATTGAAatgattttattaaaattaatgtgCTTCTGAATCTGTTTCTGGATCAGAGTTGACCACCGTTGTGGAGCCGAGCACTGTGACAGAAGGAAATAATGTCAGCCTGACCTGTGTGTCAGATTGTCCCACACAGACATTCATTGTCTGGTTCAGAGATGGACAGCCAGTAACAAATCCAGCCTTCCTGGCCAGGAGAGAGGATGCTGGGCGGTACTACTGCGCTGTCCGAGGACAGGAGAAGGTCACATCTGCCCCTGTGGCTCTGAATGTTCAATGTGAGtacaacaaaatatttcaacactCCACTGTTTGGCTTTTTTCCCAGCAGACATTGATCTGTTCTACTcaaacagtgaaatgacagtgtgacagtgaggcaGCATGCACAATATCAGGATCCTGAgccattaatattattatttacacagTTTCCTACAgtgacatgttaaaatgtcttcaaTGAAAAAGGCCTACTGCTATGTTACAAGATGCAGATTTACTGTGTCTGTGGGCCTAAAAGTTACCATTAAACTTGTCTCCTCCCTTGTGTTTCCATCTCTTTTGTGAATATAGTcaatttattaaatgaaatCCACAACTGACCAGTTTTCATCTAACTATTCTAGATATAGGGGGGAagatcatttttaatcaatCTTCATATTGCCTTGATGcaaaaataatttccttttataggacaataaagatctaaactgaactgaatagAAAGACACAATGTACATTAAGAATACATTCATTTTTGGTCTGTGTCATGTagacattttgtatttttcttcacGCAGTGACTTTCTCTAATCAGagcttatttttctttttgtaccAAACTCCACTTTTCATTATGATTTAGTATTGATCATCAAAGTTAATTTGCTAATTCTGTACCTAAACGTCCTAATCTTCTCTCCATCAGATGCTCCCAATAATGTAAGATTGTCAGTGAGTCCATTGGGAGACGTCATCGAAGGAAGCTCAGTGactttcagctgcagcagtgatGCCAACCCACCTGTGACACAGAGTGGATACAGCCTGTACAAAGACGGACAGTTAGTCAGTTCAGGACAGACTCACGCCATCGCTGTCATCCAGCCCAGCCACAGTGGACGCTACTACTGTCAGGCCTGGAATAATATCAGCTGGAGGGGCGTTGAATTTATTAAATCTACCGAGATTAACCTTGAAGTCCAGTGTGAGTGTGCTGAGATGTTGCACTGAGAAGtcttgtatgtctgtgtgttaattTGTTACTCAAACTATGCTTTGAATACCAGCTCAGAGAAAAGATTGCTGCATTCAAGAGTTGTCATAAATTCATCCATGACAGCAGGAAAAATACAGTGCAGTTTATTTGTCAATTCTGAGCACCAAATTGTCTGTAGTGTTTCCTGATATTACTTCAGTCTGTAGCTTCGGTCGACTTCCTACTGACCCTGTCTGTTATCTGCTTTCAAGATGTGTCAAAACATTCAGACAGGGCACAAGTTTCAGTGGGGAGGAAGTGCTACAATTTGTAAGACGGATATATCTTAAATGCATGATTTAAATATTGTGGGTTAATGAGCCCTATAATTCAGTGATCTCCAACCGTTTTGGCTTGTGAGGCCTTAAAATGAAGGAATGTCAAACTGTGACCCCTCATCACAAGTTGTAGCCTTTAGATGTGAGTTTAGTTTAACCAGTGATTTTCATGTCCCAGATTGGTTAATTTGAAGGACTTTTAGAGACAGAATGCAGCATTTCACTAGCAAAAGGCAAAAATCTGAGAAAAGTCTGGAAGAAATATGTTCACACGGGCAttatagaatttttttttttctgttttatcccTTCAATTATCTAATTTATCCCTTGAGTCCTCATGTAACCCCTCAGATTTACCTTTGCTTCTCAACCAGGGGTCCCTCAGTGATAGTATTGCAAGAACAAGTGTTATTCTTGATTATTTTGGAATAAAACTGTTAAACATGACATGATGTTTGCACTTTTTTTCAGATCGTCCAATGAACGTGACAGTTTCAGTGGATTCACCAAATGTTGTGGAGGGCAGCAGTGTGAATCTGGTGTGCAGCAGTCCAGCTAACCCAGCAGCAGACAACTACACCTGGTACCAGAGGACAGATTCTTCCAGCTCCCAGCTGCTCCATGTGGGCTCAGGACAGGTGCTGTCTCTTCCCTCTGTGGAGGCATCCCACACCGGACTCTACCTCTGCAAGGCCAGGAACGGCCTGGGAGAAACCAACTCAACCGAGGTTCTGCTGACagtggaaaagaagaaaggttTGTGTCACTactgttactgtaaaaaaataaaattgttagATTGTTAATTGTATCCtcaaaagaaaagcattaagtGACTCATCTTTATCAACTACTGCTATATCTTAGCAGTTTCAACTTTATTTGAAGTAAAGAAAGGAagacatgtttatttatatgacaTATTTCCAGATGgcagatgtgtttatttacatgaCATATTTCCACCTATCAACAGTAATCTAACTGTATTATGTGTTTCTCCTCAGGTAGCCTGTTGTTCCAAATCCTGTCTGGCACTGGAGTCGCTCTTTTTATAGCATTTGTGATCATTCTTCTTTTGTTCTGGTAAGTCCATGACAAAGAGAGTGAGTGTGACTGACTGAGTCATATCATTACTACTGTTAGCCGCTGACTTATACGTGCATCTTtgaagtttctctgcatctcaAGGCATGTTCTTGCAAATGTTGTGTAACTTTGTTGATCTGTTTTGCCCAGTGTTGTCATAGCTGCATATGTAATTCACGTGTCATCTAAATTTATATTCCACTGCTGCTTTTACCCACTTTCTCAATATTTAAGCATGACGTGGCTcagttatatttatatgttgaaAACAGAAGTTGCaccatttattttactgtaacttGCACTGTGAGGaccaaatatgaataaaaatatgaaaactgtcATTAGTAACTAAGCATTTAACATACTATTCCTTATATTTTTTCCACATACTAATTGTTTTGTAATGCTCACCTCTAACACAGTGAAAGAAAGCTGTGGTTAGTGAAAATACAGAGTGTGTTCATTCAGTAACTGTAAAATGTGACAATACAAGATTGAGCAACAAATTGGAAATTTCTGTTCTGAGTGGAGTGACAGTAATGTTTctcatatattttcattaatcttttttttgtcatcttgGTAGGGTGAAACGAAAGACCCATGCAAAGAAAAAAGTGAGTACATCCAACTCATGAATTTGATTTTATGTCTTCTGATTAGCTGTTAGTGATTGAAGGAATGTTTTAGTTCCCGCTTAAACTCACAACTACAACATAATTTCATTCAGCAATAGTCCAgcacagccaaaaaaaaagctttaaatgtttaatgatctgtttttaaaagatatgAAGTatcttgtattgttttttctgtggTACTTTCtgtattattcatttttcttaCTGACCTCAACTTCATTTGATTTTGCGCAGTAATACAACACCAACGTTGAGATTCTAGTGGAATTACAAGTACCTGTGAAAGAAAACCTCTTGACTTTTGTTGTGTTCCCTCCAGGCTGTGTTTGACGTCAGGAGTAGTGGAAAAGGCTCCAACTCTTCATCCACTGAAGATCAATCTAACAGCATTTACACGTTCCCGTCATCTCCTCCACCTGGTCCAGCTGCTCAGGACTTCACTCCTCCTTCACACAGGAACCCAAACCATGAGCATGATGTAAATGTGGAGCACAAACATGAATACTCAAATTACATAATGCCACTCACAACAATCAAATGTCTGCAGATTCTGAATAAGCTGActtctttcatctcctctcagGCCAACACTTCTTGTGAAGACGAGGTCACCTACTCAACAGTGACCATCAAGCCCAGAAACCCAAGTCTTCCACGTCACATGAACAGCAACGCCCCACAGCAGTCCTGGTAGGTTCAACCTGATCACAACACTATAATGTGGCTCACTAGTGTCACACATAAAGTACATATGTGTAGCCTTTAGTCACAATTACTCTACAATCTCAAGCAACCGTaatgaaataatatattatCAAAAAAGAACAACCTTTGACCTTCACAGGGAAAAAGGAAACATCTCATTGACTTCCATCTAAAATAAAGTGTGAAAAGAGTGATAGAAGTGCAGCTTGTagacaaacatttttataaagttaTAATTTGAATATCCTCCAGTCATCATTAGGATTGTCACGGGAATTGCAGGAATCTCAGAGGAAGCTGCACAGCTGCAGTTTGATTAATATTCATTTGTACTTTAATGTTCTCCTCAGGTCCACAGCAGGAGAGAACGACGACTCTGTGATCTACGCTACCATAGCTAAATCCAGCTGAGTCTGATTGAAACCTTTCACTCCTTTGAGCAGTTTAATTATCATCAAGAAACATATGTTGCTGTATCTTGTCATGTGGTGTCTAGTAATGACAAGTTCAAAGATCAATTTTGATGGGAGGGTTACAATGAAATCTTGGTGCATGTGCAATAATCTTGAAAAAAGTGTTAAAGAGTTCAAAAAGTATTTATGCTATTCACTGTATTATTGtgttattatattgtttttgcaAGAGTTTTTGATAGTTTGTACAGTTATATTTACTGAACACAATGTAGATATTTTACCTTGAATATTTTTGAGACACAGAAGGTAAAATCCTGTTTTGATGTAGTGCTATGTCAGCATTGATATAAAACATTAGGTTTCTGTTTTGGATAATGTATACTGCAGCATAATTATTCTGTACTGcagtctgtacagtaaatattgcaaatgtataaaataaatgtagtatcATTACAAAATCACTATGGAACTTCTTTTTAATTGAGGCTTTATTTCGATACAATACTAAAAGTaacaatttacattttacatatagCACTACAGtcagtaaaaatatttatttttctagtACACATTGTTATAAatgtacatacattcatattatttcactgttattGAACAGTATGGGACTTTGTGACTGCATTTACACAAATAATACAgcttttttagtattttttgaGTCTGATTTGTCAGAATGGACTAATTTTCTCTTCATGTGTGGatccaataaaaaaatactcttcACTTTTATGTATAAGTTATTGCCTTGTAGAAGAAATAAACAGTAGTATAGAAACCTCTTTAATCGCAACCATACAAGTAAGCAACAATCCAAAAACTTAACATACTGCTGAAATGATTTTTTGTGGTATATGTTAAATATGAGGAGGAACAGCACTTCTAGTATATAATACTACACTTTGCTCATGGATGAGAATACATACTCAGTTAAGGTGAACTTTGGTAATTACAGGTAAGGTCTTTTCTGAGAACATGATTATCGTTGTTATTGCACTTTTGGCATTAAGATCTTCAGATCATTTCGACATCTATGAcacatctaaaataaaaaacatactaCATAAACAAGACATTGActtatatttacaaaaaaacaacaaaatactgaTTTTGAATATGAGCATCATCTTCACCAGTTCATCTTAAACAcgatgtgaggatttgataaAGACAGAACTTGTACGGATAATTATTCATCATAGAGTCAAGCTACTGCatataaaaaacatgacatatCACACAAGTAAGACTTTAATTATAAAATAAGATACCTACTATGTGAAAAGTTTGATATGTTGTAATCTTTCAACAAAGACTCAAGATTTGTCATATTTGTGACATTAAAGTAGTGATATGTTAGATCTAtaattgtctgtgtgtgtgtgtgtgtgtgtgtgtcttgcataagctaaaaatactaaaactgCTGAGGTTGCACAAGACTCATGTTTATTACAAATCAACAGTGCAGGCTTCTCTCATTCTCAGGCTCGCTCTGTGCTCTGGTATCAGGAAGTCTGACACTGAAGAAACTGACTCATGTGGAACAAGATCCTGTAAAACCTCTTCATGGTGAGTCTTTTACCTTCAGAATCTGTTGTGATTTCACGTCACTCATAATTTATAATGACAGTTAATGTATTGAATCATTTTGAATTGTATGGATATAAATAGTGCCACAACTGCACAACTCttttttatcaatatttaaCTTCATACTGTTCAACTCTGTGCTCATGACATCTCTTAAATAGCTCTGTGTAGCTTCTGTATTTAATACTCTGACAGGTTATCCATTAAGGAGTAAGATATTGgtatacattta
The sequence above is drawn from the Thunnus maccoyii chromosome 10, fThuMac1.1, whole genome shotgun sequence genome and encodes:
- the LOC121906179 gene encoding B-cell receptor CD22-like; this encodes MMESWILIVLVVMPGVWSQNWKVTFKNQCAIKGTSVVIKCKYSYPSHHVVDSVHWYKALPVSGTWMLFRLSRNFRYVGDYISDCSLEIKNVQHTDEGRYYFRFETSYNGWQSRSYAQLSVKELTTVVEPSTVTEGNNVSLTCVSDCPTQTFIVWFRDGQPVTNPAFLARREDAGRYYCAVRGQEKVTSAPVALNVQYAPNNVRLSVSPLGDVIEGSSVTFSCSSDANPPVTQSGYSLYKDGQLVSSGQTHAIAVIQPSHSGRYYCQAWNNISWRGVEFIKSTEINLEVQYRPMNVTVSVDSPNVVEGSSVNLVCSSPANPAADNYTWYQRTDSSSSQLLHVGSGQVLSLPSVEASHTGLYLCKARNGLGETNSTEVLLTVEKKKGSLLFQILSGTGVALFIAFVIILLLFWVKRKTHAKKKAVFDVRSSGKGSNSSSTEDQSNSIYTFPSSPPPGPAAQDFTPPSHRNPNHEHDANTSCEDEVTYSTVTIKPRNPSLPRHMNSNAPQQSWSTAGENDDSVIYATIAKSS